A part of Candidatus Babeliaceae bacterium genomic DNA contains:
- a CDS encoding ankyrin repeat domain-containing protein: MKIIKTSTILAVFLPLVIHSMTLEKEAIYAALRTDNVQKFIEVLDAHKSPENCDYALRKTIDIIEHLKNRDTFVKEIFLRGANPTYIMSETNSCRPDSHILSSYVMRVKDYPNILELFLQHKTDINTQDPNTGNTCLMFAAKWKYNDLGKKLLKYKANTALKNNRNQTALAIAQENKNEQLADLIAKHEQMSHNQE; this comes from the coding sequence ATGAAGATAATTAAAACAAGTACAATACTTGCTGTTTTTCTACCACTTGTAATACACAGCATGACGCTCGAAAAAGAGGCAATTTATGCCGCTTTAAGAACAGATAATGTACAAAAGTTTATAGAGGTCTTGGATGCGCATAAAAGCCCAGAAAATTGTGATTATGCCCTGAGAAAAACTATAGATATTATAGAGCATCTCAAAAACAGAGATACGTTCGTCAAAGAAATTTTTTTACGGGGAGCAAACCCTACGTATATCATGTCAGAAACCAACTCTTGCAGACCAGATAGCCATATTTTATCTAGTTACGTAATGCGAGTAAAAGATTATCCAAATATTCTTGAACTTTTTTTGCAACATAAGACAGATATAAATACTCAAGACCCAAACACAGGCAATACCTGCCTTATGTTCGCCGCCAAGTGGAAATATAATGATCTAGGTAAAAAACTGTTAAAATATAAAGCTAATACCGCACTTAAAAACAACAGGAATCAAACAGCGCTTGCCATCGCGCAAGAGAACAAAAACGAACAACTTGCTGATTTGATAGCAAAACACGAACAGATGTCACATAATCAGGAATAA
- the murA gene encoding UDP-N-acetylglucosamine 1-carboxyvinyltransferase, with protein MSDHIIIEQSPLLQGEIILDGAKNAVLVIMASLILTRGKSHLTNVPCSNDVYQMIALLQNLGATVYFDEKNNTADIDTSTICAQAVNADIMKKMRASILVMGPLLARYGAAEIALPGGCVIGARPVDYHLKAFAKMGAVITHTQDALYARAEKLTPQRFMLEYPSVGATENIMMAAALTPGKTTIINAALEPEVFDLIAVLRKMGAHITITQPAAIVIEGVEDLKPVTHAIMADRLEAGTLLLAVAMTGGSVTIPHIHVDMLELVLEKLDEMGHVIGIGPDGMGISFSATANPRAVSFKTMPYPGFPTDLQAPMMAVLCRASGESVIHETVYENRLLHIRELQKMGAQITQSGTMAVIKGVDELYGASVIATDIRASAALVIAGLGAHGQTVMSGVHHLRRGYNKLEDKIMKLGGKIRVG; from the coding sequence ATGTCTGATCATATTATTATAGAACAGTCCCCATTATTGCAGGGAGAAATTATACTTGATGGCGCAAAAAATGCGGTACTTGTTATTATGGCCTCACTTATTTTAACGAGAGGTAAATCGCATTTGACTAATGTGCCATGTTCTAATGATGTTTATCAAATGATTGCACTTTTACAAAATCTTGGCGCTACTGTTTATTTTGATGAAAAAAACAATACAGCTGATATTGATACGTCTACTATATGTGCTCAGGCGGTCAATGCTGATATTATGAAAAAGATGAGGGCATCTATTTTGGTTATGGGGCCGTTGCTTGCACGTTATGGTGCAGCAGAAATAGCTCTTCCCGGTGGGTGTGTTATTGGTGCTCGACCTGTCGATTACCACCTTAAAGCATTTGCCAAAATGGGTGCAGTTATTACGCATACGCAGGACGCTTTATATGCACGTGCAGAAAAGTTAACCCCACAGCGCTTTATGCTGGAATATCCGAGCGTAGGTGCTACCGAAAATATTATGATGGCGGCTGCTTTAACGCCAGGTAAGACAACCATTATTAATGCTGCGCTGGAGCCGGAAGTTTTTGATTTAATTGCTGTGTTAAGAAAAATGGGGGCACATATTACCATTACTCAACCAGCAGCTATCGTTATAGAAGGAGTTGAAGATCTCAAACCTGTAACACATGCTATTATGGCAGATCGATTAGAGGCCGGCACATTATTGCTTGCCGTAGCTATGACGGGCGGGTCGGTTACCATTCCCCATATCCATGTTGACATGCTTGAGCTTGTATTAGAAAAATTGGATGAAATGGGCCATGTTATTGGTATTGGGCCTGACGGAATGGGTATATCTTTTTCTGCCACAGCTAATCCGCGTGCCGTTTCTTTTAAAACAATGCCGTATCCAGGGTTTCCAACAGATCTTCAGGCGCCAATGATGGCCGTGTTGTGCAGAGCCTCTGGAGAAAGCGTTATTCATGAAACGGTATATGAAAATAGACTATTGCATATTAGAGAATTACAAAAAATGGGCGCTCAAATTACGCAGAGCGGAACGATGGCTGTTATAAAGGGCGTAGACGAGCTCTACGGCGCTTCTGTTATTGCAACCGATATTCGAGCTTCAGCGGCGCTAGTTATCGCTGGGCTTGGAGCACACGGTCAGACAGTGATGAGCGGCGTGCACCATTTGCGCCGAGGTTACAATAAGCTTGAAGATAAAATTATGAAATTGGGCGGCAAAATACGCGTTGGATAA
- a CDS encoding RNA-binding protein, translated as MNIYVGNLSRKVTDESLRNAFEQFGEVKEVKIIRDKFTNETKGYAFVTMSNDDEAKQAMEQLNNQELDGQRLRVNEALPQQDRRDRGPRSSGGGFGGGPRSGGFGGGPRSGGFGGGPRSGGFGGSSDRGGRSSGGWRGA; from the coding sequence ATGAATATTTATGTGGGAAATTTGTCACGCAAAGTTACAGATGAATCTTTGAGAAATGCGTTTGAACAATTTGGGGAAGTTAAAGAAGTAAAAATTATCCGAGATAAATTTACAAATGAAACTAAAGGCTATGCTTTCGTAACAATGTCTAACGACGACGAAGCAAAACAAGCAATGGAACAATTAAACAATCAAGAGTTGGACGGACAACGTCTTCGTGTTAACGAAGCGCTCCCTCAACAAGACCGTCGTGACCGCGGTCCTCGCTCTTCAGGCGGCGGATTCGGTGGCGGCCCACGTTCTGGTGGATTCGGTGGTGGCCCACGCTCAGGCGGATTTGGTGGCGGCCCACGTTCCGGCGGATTCGGTGGTAGCAGTGACAGAGGCGGACGCAGCAGCGGTGGATGGCGCGGCGCTTAA
- the rplM gene encoding 50S ribosomal protein L13 has product MNKTFFLKTAQKDPRWRLIDAKDQVVGRLATQIADILRGKDTAHYTQHIDSGDYVVVINAEKVKFTGDKLEQKEYVWYTGWIGGQKRLTAQQMMDKKPEEILYHAVKGMLASTKMARSQLRKLLIYKGPNHPHKAQIIGHAPATKAEKAA; this is encoded by the coding sequence ATGAACAAAACATTTTTTTTAAAGACAGCACAAAAAGATCCGCGCTGGCGCTTAATCGATGCAAAAGATCAAGTTGTTGGTCGCTTAGCAACACAAATTGCTGATATTTTACGCGGCAAAGACACAGCACATTATACTCAACATATCGACTCTGGCGACTACGTTGTTGTTATCAACGCCGAAAAAGTTAAATTTACGGGTGATAAACTCGAACAAAAAGAATACGTTTGGTATACCGGCTGGATTGGCGGACAAAAAAGACTTACCGCGCAACAAATGATGGATAAAAAACCTGAAGAAATTCTCTATCATGCGGTCAAAGGAATGCTTGCCTCTACCAAAATGGCACGCTCCCAATTACGCAAATTATTAATTTATAAGGGACCTAATCACCCACATAAAGCTCAAATTATTGGGCATGCTCCAGCTACCAAAGCTGAAAAAGCGGCTTAA
- a CDS encoding MBL fold metallo-hydrolase: MNITFLGTRGYIKSRTQRHYRHTSTLISHNDHHIMIDCGIDWAEKVCDIKPDAIIITHAHPDHAWGLKHGSPCPVYATQESWHIMQQFEIPQVLRHIITPRTSYTLHNVIIEAFSVVHSIRAPAVGYRITIGTTTIFCVHDIVYIEQRAEALTGVSLYIGDGASLTHPIIRKKDGMLFGHSPISTQLTWCRKEGVPQAIFTHCGTRIVESDAREVNKKLQELAKKRGVQASIAYDGLQLSID; the protein is encoded by the coding sequence ATGAACATAACTTTTTTAGGTACACGCGGATACATAAAATCAAGAACACAGCGGCATTATCGTCATACATCAACACTTATTAGTCACAATGACCATCATATTATGATCGACTGTGGTATCGATTGGGCAGAAAAAGTATGTGACATCAAACCCGATGCCATTATTATTACTCATGCTCATCCAGATCATGCATGGGGACTTAAGCATGGGTCGCCCTGTCCTGTATATGCCACGCAAGAAAGCTGGCATATTATGCAACAATTTGAAATACCACAAGTGCTTCGACACATCATAACTCCCAGAACTTCTTATACACTTCATAATGTTATTATCGAAGCTTTTTCCGTCGTGCATTCAATTCGTGCACCGGCCGTTGGTTATCGCATTACCATCGGCACAACAACTATATTTTGCGTCCATGATATTGTGTATATCGAACAACGTGCAGAAGCATTGACGGGAGTGAGTTTATATATTGGTGATGGCGCATCGCTCACGCATCCTATTATCAGAAAAAAAGATGGGATGCTATTTGGACATTCACCTATCAGCACACAATTAACATGGTGTCGTAAAGAAGGAGTGCCGCAGGCAATTTTTACGCATTGCGGAACACGCATTGTAGAATCTGATGCGCGTGAGGTGAATAAAAAGCTACAAGAGCTTGCCAAAAAAAGAGGAGTGCAGGCATCAATCGCGTATGATGGCTTACAACTGAGCATAGACTAA
- a CDS encoding ABC transporter transmembrane domain-containing protein, which produces MNFQLIKNSYIFRIMRTFKILWPFIWRKDTKTHFVTSIFITFAVIAANIGTLLALKHIIDLFSESVATPQSYILILLTTYALLWVLGHIGNEIRSYIVVQALERSINHFGLNVFDHLLRLSSRFHSQRQTGEITHAIEKAQRSFDDIFWGFFLFMLPTLSEIICALIVLWYFYGFLYSALLIIILLGYMLLTMFGMKWSGHAQDTYIKKSTQVAGRIVDSLLNFETIKIFNNEQFEHTECTHLIEKKEAAAHKKNFTATVIAIIQETIIGLGIFIVTAITGILVIQKKLTPGDFILINTYLIQFATPLNYLSYIIQQMHRGLRDIQQVLSLLHFKPEITDAPHALNFDTIDMSNAEVRFNNVSFIYSDRDILNNISLTIPAGTTTAFVGSTGAGKSTIFRLLFRFYDVTQGSITINGHDIRSVTQASLHTLIGVVPQDTVLFNNTIAYNIAYGNPLATQEEIERAAHLAHLDSSLKTMAEGYNTKVGERGLRLSGGEKQRIAIARVILKNPKILIFDEATSALDTKTEKSIQANLDEISKNRTTIIIAHRLSTITHADQIIVLDKGTIAERGTHQELIERHGLYYDLWHKQQANNN; this is translated from the coding sequence ATGAATTTTCAGTTAATAAAAAATAGTTACATCTTCAGAATTATGCGCACATTCAAAATATTATGGCCTTTTATCTGGAGAAAAGACACCAAGACGCATTTTGTTACATCCATTTTTATTACCTTTGCTGTTATTGCAGCAAACATAGGAACGTTGCTCGCGCTTAAACATATTATTGATCTTTTTTCGGAATCTGTGGCAACTCCGCAATCATACATACTCATACTACTCACGACATACGCACTATTATGGGTATTAGGTCATATCGGCAATGAAATTCGTTCATATATTGTTGTCCAGGCACTTGAAAGATCAATAAATCATTTTGGGCTTAATGTTTTCGACCACTTATTACGGCTCTCATCACGCTTTCACAGTCAGCGACAAACGGGAGAAATAACCCATGCTATAGAAAAAGCTCAACGCAGCTTTGACGATATTTTTTGGGGATTTTTTTTATTTATGTTACCCACCCTTTCAGAAATCATCTGTGCGCTTATAGTACTATGGTATTTTTACGGATTTTTATATAGTGCTCTTTTAATAATTATTTTATTAGGCTATATGCTCCTCACTATGTTTGGTATGAAATGGTCAGGGCACGCACAAGACACCTATATCAAAAAAAGCACACAAGTTGCCGGACGTATTGTTGATAGCTTGCTTAACTTTGAAACTATTAAAATTTTTAACAATGAGCAGTTTGAGCATACGGAGTGTACACATCTTATAGAAAAAAAAGAAGCGGCTGCGCATAAAAAAAATTTTACGGCCACCGTTATTGCGATTATACAGGAGACAATAATTGGATTGGGCATTTTTATTGTTACCGCCATAACAGGCATACTGGTGATACAAAAAAAACTAACTCCCGGAGATTTTATTTTAATCAATACGTACCTTATACAATTTGCAACGCCCCTCAACTATCTAAGCTATATCATACAACAGATGCATAGAGGGCTCAGAGATATACAACAGGTTCTGAGTCTATTACATTTCAAGCCAGAAATTACTGACGCTCCTCATGCTCTTAATTTTGATACTATTGATATGTCCAATGCCGAAGTGCGTTTTAACAACGTCAGCTTTATTTATTCTGATCGCGACATTCTTAACAATATTTCTTTAACTATACCCGCTGGAACAACTACCGCTTTTGTTGGATCAACTGGCGCCGGTAAATCAACCATATTTAGATTATTATTCAGATTTTATGACGTTACCCAGGGCTCCATTACTATTAATGGCCATGATATTCGCTCGGTCACGCAAGCATCACTCCATACGCTCATCGGTGTTGTGCCACAAGATACCGTACTCTTTAACAATACTATCGCGTACAATATTGCATATGGCAATCCTCTGGCAACACAAGAAGAGATTGAACGAGCTGCACACTTAGCCCATCTGGACAGTTCTCTCAAAACAATGGCTGAAGGCTATAACACAAAAGTTGGAGAACGAGGACTCAGATTATCAGGTGGAGAAAAACAACGGATTGCAATCGCTCGAGTAATTTTAAAAAACCCAAAGATTCTTATTTTTGATGAAGCAACATCAGCACTTGATACAAAAACAGAAAAGAGCATTCAAGCAAATCTTGATGAGATTTCTAAAAATAGAACGACTATTATTATCGCGCACCGGTTATCTACAATAACACATGCAGATCAAATCATTGTACTTGATAAAGGGACCATTGCAGAACGCGGAACGCACCAAGAGTTGATCGAGCGTCACGGCTTATACTATGATTTATGGCACAAGCAACAGGCAAATAATAATTAA
- a CDS encoding prolipoprotein diacylglyceryl transferase family protein: MHPIILHIYGPFSIHSYGLAIFIGFSLFFFLTKRAALEKKLVTEDSAYSIAQHCVFAAVIMGRLVHFLSERENYTDWYDLISFWDGGFSILGAMIGVFAYAPFILRIYQVPFLRMFDTGALYVALLHVWGRIGCFCAGCCGGIATNSILGVIYTNPQSNAPLHIKIHPTQLYSALIFFSIFIILRYICPRYCTKPGQITALYLILASAERFIIDFIRNDRIPMVLFSFHQWLALAVMGMALLGFIYCSYQKQHTAIYSQ; encoded by the coding sequence ATGCATCCAATAATTCTTCATATTTATGGCCCTTTCTCGATTCACTCTTATGGGTTAGCTATATTTATCGGCTTTTCGCTTTTCTTTTTTTTAACAAAAAGAGCAGCTTTAGAGAAAAAACTGGTAACCGAGGATAGTGCCTATAGCATTGCTCAACACTGCGTTTTTGCCGCGGTGATCATGGGGCGACTTGTTCACTTTTTGAGTGAACGAGAAAACTATACCGACTGGTATGACCTGATTAGTTTTTGGGATGGTGGGTTTTCTATACTGGGAGCAATGATAGGCGTATTCGCGTATGCCCCCTTTATTCTACGCATATACCAGGTTCCTTTTTTACGCATGTTTGATACGGGCGCTTTGTATGTTGCACTACTACACGTATGGGGACGCATCGGCTGTTTTTGCGCTGGATGCTGCGGAGGCATTGCGACCAACAGCATCTTGGGGGTTATATATACTAATCCACAGAGCAACGCGCCGCTTCATATAAAAATTCATCCAACTCAGTTATACAGCGCTCTCATTTTTTTTAGTATTTTTATCATTTTAAGATATATCTGCCCACGGTATTGCACAAAACCGGGCCAAATAACGGCCCTCTATCTTATTTTGGCCAGCGCCGAACGCTTTATAATAGATTTTATACGCAATGATCGCATACCCATGGTATTATTTTCATTCCATCAATGGCTTGCTTTAGCGGTCATGGGCATGGCGCTACTCGGGTTCATATACTGCTCATATCAAAAACAACATACAGCCATCTACTCACAATGA
- a CDS encoding ATP-binding protein — MKSTSKAYLLTALIVFQFENIHSGSHFNRLQQNTKNFFLNTTIGQLFTGTAFTIGVGGASLVYATSVAKFGGFSPEVQPTITSGLFKTMFGVCLTWGSFQYMRNFSKEGHSWKQESAADIAKLMKIDTEINTGSDKEEQESEIEQKHNPFCIAREIVDRTGQDLSFIMSNPIRKSFLLYGEPGTGKSNVPLLVGGLISAPVYTMGGAQFVKEYAGQSSSFVYKIQEYMKNIAKTGTTVFTIDEIDSILPARNNNNDSVSKDQNAAVNAFLTMLDDINKVPEIILIGTSNDSKKEDGSFKKLDSAYISRTSEQFEVKKLSPITRKKYLGCSVFNVAPDATSHLAKETDNMSFREMDQYIAKIGLQLIKKNGQSHMLDMKRNGKKISLDLIKALEDKEKLEGQD, encoded by the coding sequence ATGAAATCTACTTCAAAGGCTTACCTACTTACTGCGTTAATCGTATTTCAATTCGAGAATATACATTCAGGTTCTCATTTCAATAGATTACAACAAAACACAAAAAACTTTTTTTTAAACACAACTATTGGGCAATTGTTTACTGGCACAGCATTCACCATAGGTGTCGGCGGAGCAAGTCTTGTATACGCAACTTCTGTAGCTAAATTTGGTGGATTTTCTCCTGAAGTACAACCAACTATAACCAGCGGTCTCTTTAAAACTATGTTTGGCGTTTGTCTAACCTGGGGCAGCTTTCAATATATGCGCAATTTTTCAAAAGAAGGGCATAGCTGGAAACAAGAGTCTGCTGCTGACATTGCAAAATTGATGAAAATTGATACAGAAATCAATACTGGTTCCGATAAAGAAGAACAGGAATCAGAAATAGAGCAAAAACATAATCCATTTTGCATTGCACGCGAAATAGTCGATAGGACAGGCCAAGATCTAAGTTTTATAATGAGCAATCCGATTCGAAAATCCTTTCTGTTATACGGAGAACCAGGAACCGGAAAAAGTAATGTACCGCTCTTGGTAGGAGGCTTAATATCTGCGCCTGTTTATACTATGGGCGGAGCTCAATTCGTTAAAGAATATGCTGGGCAATCATCATCATTCGTGTATAAAATTCAAGAATATATGAAGAACATTGCGAAGACAGGCACCACGGTATTCACAATAGATGAAATTGATTCAATTTTACCCGCTAGAAACAATAATAATGACAGTGTCTCTAAAGACCAAAATGCCGCAGTCAATGCATTTCTCACCATGCTTGATGACATAAACAAAGTTCCTGAAATTATACTTATAGGCACTTCCAATGATTCTAAAAAAGAAGACGGTTCATTCAAAAAATTAGATTCTGCATATATTAGTCGCACTTCCGAGCAATTTGAAGTCAAAAAGCTAAGCCCGATTACGCGAAAAAAATATTTAGGCTGTTCAGTATTTAACGTTGCTCCTGATGCAACCTCTCATCTTGCAAAAGAAACTGATAATATGAGTTTTCGAGAAATGGATCAGTACATTGCAAAAATTGGCTTACAATTAATTAAAAAAAATGGTCAATCTCACATGTTAGACATGAAACGAAACGGCAAAAAAATATCCCTTGACCTAATAAAGGCACTCGAAGACAAAGAAAAACTAGAAGGCCAAGATTAG
- the dnaG gene encoding DNA primase: protein MNVFTLIKSRISILDIVSEYATLTRAGFYWKGRCPLHHEKTASFTVSPHKGIYYCFGCQSGGDVIAFIAAIENYTPLEAAHYLIDRYAIEIPAEILTEKSFGNPSKKKYFEAYLHTAQWCNQQLVAHQEAANYLNARNISQESIKYFTLGYFPSQQSLKGLLAYCLEHNILAQDLIQAGIITEHKNSLYSPFEERIIFPIKDSNGRFCGFGGRTFKAHDDRAKYYNSPDHEYFVKGSLLFGLEAAKKEIQKTGTAFVVEGYTDCIAMVQAGFKQTVATLGTACTQEHLKILSRHALHVTFIYDGDTAGQNAMLRLTHLCWSFNIEISVIVLPPEDDPASFLGKQGDFNNLINLKQDIFHFFIDKEGSSFPTQPLQKQMGIVRQIISLIVELDDPLRQTLLFQRASTALGIPIDTLYKQANGIKKNTLEHNKDKNNDKKVLSEITKLEKKIFSAILNPLTIVPQEDEEFIIKRLSQPLGDLLQKAKGFGINDKQDMFDQFFDTLTTDEKNIVSCVLIESGYHAQNDNLEDLIHQFYKKQWKMIVNNVKLKLSEAHTIHHAELNNTVLEEFLMLKQKMLQKGLI from the coding sequence ATGAATGTTTTTACTCTTATTAAATCTCGCATTTCGATTTTAGATATTGTCAGCGAATATGCCACACTCACACGAGCTGGTTTTTATTGGAAGGGGCGTTGTCCGCTACACCATGAAAAAACCGCTTCATTCACGGTAAGTCCACACAAAGGAATTTATTACTGCTTTGGGTGTCAATCCGGAGGGGATGTTATTGCGTTTATAGCGGCAATTGAAAATTATACACCGTTAGAAGCTGCGCATTACCTTATTGATCGGTATGCCATAGAAATACCCGCAGAAATTTTAACCGAAAAAAGCTTTGGCAACCCTTCCAAAAAAAAATATTTCGAAGCTTACTTACATACGGCTCAATGGTGCAATCAGCAGCTTGTAGCTCATCAGGAAGCCGCCAATTATCTTAATGCGAGAAACATATCGCAAGAAAGCATTAAATATTTTACTCTGGGCTATTTCCCAAGCCAACAATCATTAAAAGGGCTCCTAGCATATTGTTTAGAGCATAATATTCTTGCACAAGATCTTATACAAGCGGGTATCATCACTGAACATAAAAATTCTTTATACTCACCCTTTGAAGAACGAATTATTTTTCCCATAAAAGATAGTAATGGTAGATTTTGTGGATTTGGAGGAAGAACATTCAAAGCTCATGATGATAGAGCAAAATACTATAATTCACCTGATCATGAATATTTTGTAAAAGGCTCTCTGCTGTTTGGGCTTGAAGCAGCAAAAAAAGAAATACAAAAAACCGGCACAGCCTTTGTCGTTGAAGGGTATACCGATTGCATTGCCATGGTACAGGCTGGATTCAAACAAACCGTTGCCACGCTAGGCACTGCATGCACCCAGGAACACCTCAAAATACTCTCAAGACATGCGCTTCATGTTACCTTTATCTATGATGGTGATACAGCAGGTCAAAATGCCATGTTGCGCCTTACGCACCTATGTTGGTCATTTAATATAGAAATTTCGGTTATCGTATTACCCCCGGAAGACGATCCGGCATCATTTCTGGGAAAGCAGGGAGATTTTAATAACCTCATCAACTTAAAGCAAGACATTTTTCATTTTTTTATCGACAAAGAGGGCAGTAGCTTTCCAACACAACCCCTACAAAAACAAATGGGTATCGTACGTCAAATTATTAGCCTTATTGTGGAACTCGATGACCCCTTACGGCAAACGCTTCTTTTTCAACGTGCATCAACCGCTCTGGGGATCCCGATAGATACACTCTATAAACAAGCAAATGGTATAAAAAAAAATACGCTTGAACACAATAAAGACAAAAATAATGATAAAAAAGTTTTATCTGAAATAACAAAATTAGAAAAAAAAATATTTTCTGCTATACTTAATCCATTAACAATAGTACCTCAAGAAGATGAAGAATTTATCATAAAAAGACTGTCACAACCACTCGGAGACCTTCTGCAAAAAGCAAAAGGCTTTGGTATAAACGATAAGCAGGACATGTTTGATCAATTTTTTGACACCCTTACGACCGATGAAAAAAATATCGTAAGCTGCGTACTTATAGAAAGCGGCTATCATGCTCAGAATGATAACTTGGAAGATCTTATACATCAATTTTATAAAAAACAGTGGAAAATGATCGTAAATAATGTCAAGCTTAAATTATCTGAGGCTCATACTATTCATCATGCCGAACTCAATAATACAGTATTAGAAGAATTTCTCATGTTAAAGCAAAAAATGTTACAAAAGGGCCTTATATGA
- the rpoD gene encoding RNA polymerase sigma factor RpoD translates to MIKKVTKSQPRKGKIAKGIDLKEELIEALLEKGRRNNILTHEEVMEFSDHHHLTEAETNDLLKLFDKESIELVMHDEIESESNGLEDFEKENSSLMHFKSPLDSSLEFEKEDEDEDEEADEDDDEMDIVKESSESPYMPDGVKCYLRDIGKIPLLNKKTETIIAEQIAKSKHNSIESISKFPFIHKEIVQIGEKLAKDSLALKDIIQFSEFDEENLPKYEEEKNGLLITIQGIKELIQNEEKIYHSYRGKLDSTAAKKEMLHKVQLNKEEISKTIQSIKFSNKLIRKLGKRIEKALGKIQERHDFIATAQESIKEHSTKKKLTDQQKVDIDELERQVRSAYKTIKKIENEIGIPEEKIRFYVQQLVEGQAKDKLAKDDLARANLRLVVNLAKKYVNRGLHFLDLIQEGNIGLMKAVEKFEFERGYKFSTYATWWIRQAITRAIADQSRTIRVPVHMVETLNKINKIKRTFIQEHGREPSHTELAKELNIDEKKIKNIIKISKEPISLETPVGESEDAFIKDFIENENDFSPADTVASSDLKERVREVLKSLTPREEKVLKMRFGIDVASEHTLEEVGKDFGVTRERVRQIEVKALRKLRHPSRSKKLQTFFEKEFDIRPEDTLGDEEMGDDE, encoded by the coding sequence ATGATTAAAAAAGTTACAAAAAGTCAACCCCGCAAGGGAAAAATTGCCAAAGGCATTGATCTTAAAGAAGAATTAATTGAGGCTCTTCTTGAAAAGGGCCGCCGCAACAATATTCTCACGCATGAAGAAGTTATGGAGTTCAGCGATCATCACCATCTCACTGAGGCAGAAACAAATGATCTCTTAAAGCTTTTTGATAAAGAAAGCATTGAGCTTGTTATGCATGACGAAATCGAATCTGAAAGTAATGGGCTCGAAGATTTTGAAAAAGAGAACAGTTCGTTAATGCACTTTAAATCTCCGCTTGATAGTTCATTAGAATTTGAAAAAGAAGATGAAGATGAAGACGAAGAAGCTGATGAAGACGATGATGAAATGGATATCGTTAAAGAAAGCTCTGAGTCTCCTTATATGCCAGACGGCGTAAAATGTTATTTACGAGATATTGGCAAAATCCCATTATTAAACAAAAAAACAGAAACTATTATCGCTGAGCAAATTGCAAAAAGCAAGCACAACTCTATAGAATCAATATCCAAGTTTCCCTTTATTCATAAAGAGATTGTTCAAATTGGAGAAAAACTTGCGAAAGATAGTTTAGCGCTCAAAGATATTATTCAATTTTCGGAATTCGATGAAGAAAATCTTCCTAAGTATGAAGAAGAAAAAAATGGTTTATTAATTACCATACAAGGCATAAAAGAACTCATTCAAAATGAAGAAAAGATCTATCACAGTTATCGTGGTAAATTAGACTCTACTGCTGCAAAAAAAGAAATGTTGCATAAGGTACAGCTCAATAAAGAAGAGATTAGCAAAACAATTCAATCGATCAAATTTTCTAATAAACTTATTAGAAAATTAGGAAAACGGATTGAAAAAGCCTTAGGCAAAATACAAGAACGTCATGATTTTATTGCTACAGCACAAGAAAGCATTAAAGAACACTCAACAAAAAAGAAATTAACCGATCAACAAAAAGTTGACATTGATGAGCTAGAACGCCAAGTAAGAAGCGCCTACAAAACAATCAAAAAGATTGAAAATGAAATTGGCATTCCCGAAGAAAAAATCCGTTTTTATGTTCAACAACTTGTCGAAGGACAGGCAAAAGACAAATTAGCCAAAGACGATCTTGCTCGCGCCAACTTACGGCTTGTTGTTAATCTTGCTAAAAAATATGTTAATCGCGGACTTCATTTTCTAGACTTAATCCAAGAAGGGAATATTGGATTAATGAAAGCTGTTGAAAAATTTGAATTTGAACGTGGTTACAAATTTTCTACGTATGCAACATGGTGGATACGGCAAGCAATTACGCGTGCTATTGCAGACCAATCACGTACCATTCGCGTTCCTGTTCACATGGTAGAAACGCTTAATAAAATTAACAAAATAAAACGTACGTTCATTCAAGAGCATGGCAGAGAACCAAGCCATACAGAATTGGCAAAAGAACTAAACATAGATGAAAAAAAGATAAAAAATATTATTAAAATCTCGAAAGAACCTATATCACTAGAAACTCCGGTTGGAGAAAGTGAAGATGCGTTCATTAAAGATTTTATTGAAAATGAAAATGATTTTTCACCTGCCGATACTGTTGCAAGTAGTGACCTTAAAGAACGTGTGCGAGAAGTTTTGAAAAGTCTCACTCCTCGAGAAGAAAAAGTGTTAAAAATGCGCTTTGGTATCGATGTTGCATCAGAACACACGCTTGAAGAAGTCGGTAAAGATT